A stretch of the Pseudopipra pipra isolate bDixPip1 chromosome 11, bDixPip1.hap1, whole genome shotgun sequence genome encodes the following:
- the LOC135420505 gene encoding LOW QUALITY PROTEIN: pineapple eye protein-like (The sequence of the model RefSeq protein was modified relative to this genomic sequence to represent the inferred CDS: inserted 4 bases in 2 codons): MSDREEEAPEGREPECLLCQRSDADPDICGDKIQKHGICAHVFCLYFASILDQQENERVGLQGFLPRDILHAVNRAAQTSCCICGQSGATISCCETDCDLSFHLPCAKQGGCVTQFITPYSSYCPAHSPQQAVEATPEPGTECLICMEPVEDRKTFNTMVCPACKTTWFHRDCIQVGVXFPNPRDTAGAQQHQGXSLSLLVFVLQGQALRSGFYSFQCPICRNRPAFLGEMFTMGIRIPFRPPTWEENDAFAELLDRHRRCDASECFYPRGRQEAEEQGPWELLLCSSCAAEGTHRYCSSVRNTITGWECDNCARQSSRRRRGTTVCMDNCDCDSCAENFTSSSEFSILARLMEESPAVSTEDETINPSTSQQAASEQSLESPSEETSSPSLYSRVTSRPFHSNIPETEDSSCSRSRRPDRRQNRTRRQSRPQNPHRSRSPLDRSHVPEPTAARCRPRERQSGPSCRRRRSRRQSRPQNPHLRYPSPYDRRCSPHLRSPSPHDRICLPPPPSPRRRSRSEEASETSSNRNRSRQQRRPQNPHLRSRSRRHRSHVRTPRDGSCTSTQEASETSRSRNRSRQQRRLQNPRLRSRSRRDRSHVPTPSTGRRRPSQEESGTSRRRNSSRRQSRTSNTSGRSRSPLDRNRTPAPSAGRRNSRETPARTSQRQQHSRQQRRTSDSSSRSRSRRDGRRDRAPSAGSPAHRSDGETGTPH, encoded by the exons ATGTcagacagggaggaggaggccCCTGAAGGGAgagagccag AATGCCTGCTGTGTCAGAGATCAGATGCTGACCCGGACATATGTGGAGATAAAATCCAGAAACATGGGATCTGTGCCCACGTGTTCTGCCTG tATTTTGCCAGCATCCTTGATCAGCAAGAGAATGAACGAGTAGGACTTCAGGGCTTTCTCCCAAGGGATATCCTACATGCAGTCAACCGAGCGGCACAGACG agctgctgcatctgtggCCAGAGTGGAGCCACCATCTCCTGCTGTGAAACAGACTGTGACCTGAGCTTTCACCTGCCCTGTGCCAAGCAGGGAGGCTGTGTCACCCAGTTCATTACACCGTACAG ctcCTACTGCCCCGCACACAGCCCACAGCAGGCAGTGGAGGCGACTCCAGAGCCGGGCACCGAATGCCTCATCTGCATGGAGCCTGTGGAGGACAGAAAGACCTTTAACACCATggtgtgcccagcctgtaaAACCACCTGGTTCCACAGGGACTGCATTCAAGTAGGAGT GTTCCCTAACCCGAGGGACACAGCAggggctcagcagcaccaggg ctCACTCTCACTACTTGTGTTTgtcctgcagggacaggctctgCGCTCTGGATTTTACTCCTTCCAGTGCCCCATCTGCAGAAACAGGCCGGCATTTCTCGGGGAGATGTTCACCATGGGGATCCGAATCCCCTTCAG ACCACCAACATGGGAGGAGAATGATGCGTTCGCCGAGCTGTTAGACAGACACAGGCGCTGTGATGCCAGTGAGTGCTTTTatccaagaggcaggcaggaggcagaggaacaGGG gccctgggaactgctcctgtgctcctcctgtgctgccgagggcactCACAGATACTGCTCTAGTGTGCGGAACACCATAACCGGCTGGGAATGTGACAACTGTGCTCGCCAGAGCAGCCGCAGACGCCGTGGCACGACAGTCTGCATGGACAACTGTGATTGTGACAGCTGTGCTGAGAACTTCACat CCTCCAGTGAATTCTCAATCCTTGCTAGACTCATGGAGGAGTCTCCTGCTGTGTCAACAGAAGACGAGACCATCAACCCCAGCACCAGCCAACAGGCAGCATCAGAGCAGTCTCTGGAATCTCCCTCAGAGGAGAcgagcagccccagcctctaTAGTCGGGTAACATCAAGGCCATTCCACAGCAAcatcccagaaactgaggacagcagctgctctcgCAGTCGGAggcctgaccgccggcaaaaccGCACCCGCCGGCAAAGTCGGCCCCAAAATCCACATCGGTCCAGAAGTCCCctggacaggagccatgtgccgGAACCAACTGCTGCGAGGTGCAGGCCCAGGGAGAGACAATCAGGGCCATCCTGCAGGCGAAGACGCTCCCGCCGGCAAAGTCGTCCCCAAAATCCACACCTTCGGTACCCGAGTCCCTATGACAGGAGATGTTCACCACACCTCCGGTCCCCGAGTCCCCATGACAGGATTTGTTTGCCACCACCACCGAGTCCTCGGAGGCGCAGCCGCAGCGAGGAGGCTTCAGAGACATCCAGCAACCGAAACCGCTCCCGCCAGCAACGTCGGCCCCAAAATCCACACCTTCGGTCCAGAAGTCGACGTCACAGGAGCCATGTGAGAACACCAAGGGATGGGAGCTGCACCTCCACCCAGGAAGCATCAGAGACATCCCGCAGCCGAAACCGCTCCCGCCAGCAACGTCGGCTGCAAAATCCACGCCTTCGGTCCAGAAGTCGCCGTGACAGGAGCCATGTCCCAACACCAAGTactgggaggcgcaggcccagcCAGGAAGAATCGGGGACATCCCGCAGGCGAAATAGCTCCCGCCGCCAAAGTCGGACCTCAAATACATCTGGCCGGTCCAGAAGTCCCCTTGACAGGAACCGCACGCCAGCACCGAGTGCTGGCAGGCGAAACTCAAGGGAGACACCTGCCAGGACTTCCCAAAGACAACAgcactcccgccagcagcgtcggacctCAGATTCATCCAGCAGATCCAGAAGTCGCCGTGATGGGAGGCGTGatagagcacccagtgctgggagccccgCTCACCGCTCAGACGGTGAGACAGGGACTCCCCACTGA